AGCTGTCCGGCGGCCAGCGCCAGCGCGTGGCGATCGCCCGCGCCCTCGCCAACCGCCCCCGCCTGCTCCTGGCCGACGAGCCCACGGGCCAGCTCGACTCCGAGACCGCCGCCGCCATCATGCCGCTGCTCCGCGCGGTCGTCTCCAGCGAGGGCGTGACCGTCCTGATGGCGACCCATGACGAGAGCCTCCTCGCCGAGGCCGACCGCGTCCTGACCCTGGAGGACGGCTCCGTCACCGAGGCGTCCGTCCCCGCCTGACCGTCACCCCGCCTGACCGTCACCCGGCCAGGTTCCGTCCCCGGATCGTGTAGACGCGGGCCCCGACGGCCATGAGGGCGGCGATGGGCAGCCAGACGGCCGCCGTGACCCGGAGGTCCTCCCCCGCCCCGCTCGCGACGACCGGGGAGAAGAGGCCGGCGAAGAAGACGCCGACGGCCAGGCCGAGGGTGGCGACCATGCCCCGGCTCGGGTTCGGGACGGTGCGGCGGCCCAGCCTCCAGACGCACGCCGCCGCGACGAGGACGCCGGGCGGGATCATGATCAGCCCGGCGATGAGGTACCGGGCGCGCAGGTCGTCCGGGGCGGCGTCGGTGTCCTGCGACTCGCCGCGCGCCGCGACCTCGGTCAGCCGCCCGCGCCAGACGGTGCCGGTGACCCGGTCGCCCTTGGCGAGGTCGCCGATGACCGGGCCCCGGTCGGTGTAGGCCGTCCTCTGCCTGCCGCCGTCCGCGTCGGTCAGGGTGACGGTGTCGAGTTCGCCCCGCTTCGACGTCAGACGGACGCCGGACACGGTGAACTCCCGCGTCCAGCGGCACTCGGCCGGCCCGGGCGGCGCGGCCGGGCAGCGCGGCGCGGCCCTGTAGGCGTCCAGGTCCCGGGTGCCGTCCGGGACGTTCGTGACCGCCAGGGCCACGGCGAAGGCCACGAAGGCGACGGCGGCCAGGAGCGTGAGCACGGTCGCGACGGTGCTGCGCAGGATTCCGGTGAGGGAAGGCTGGGACACGTCCTGATTGTCCCGTTCCAATGAGCGATGCGGCAATCGGGGAGAGGCTTGCGAGGTGATCGTCGGGGGAATCGGTATCGGGGGAACGGAGGGGGCTCGATGGCGACCGTCGTATTGGTGGGGACGCTCGACACCAAGGGTGCGGAGTACGCGTGGCTCCGCGAGCGGGTGCGCGAGCTGGGCTGCGACACCGTGCTCGTGGACGCGGGGATCGGACCGTCCGAGGTGGAGGCCGACGTCTCCGCCGAGGAGGTCGCGCAGGCCGGGGGCACCTCGCTGCAGGCACTGCGGGACGCCGGAGACCGGGGCGCGGCCGTCACGGCGATGGGGGAGGGCGCGGCGATCGTCCTCGCCGCGCTGGACCGGGTGGACGCCGTGCTCGCCGTCGGTGGGAGCGGCGGATCGTCGATCGCCGCGCGGGCCGTCCGGGACCTGCCCATCGGACTGCCCAAACTGATCGTGTCGACGATGGCGTCGGGGGACGTCTCGCCCTACGTGGGCGCCAAGGACGTCACGCTCACCTACAGCGTCGTCGACATCGCGGGCGTGAACCGGCTGTCGCGCCTGATCCTCGGGAACGCCGCCGCGGCGGCGGCCGGGATGGCGAAGGCGCACGCCGTCCCGGAGCCCGCCCCGGACGAGCGGCCCCTCGTCGGGGCGTCCATGTTCGGGGTCACGACCCCGGCGGTGGACGCCGCCCGGGAGCGGCTGGACGAACTGGGCTACGAGGTGCTCGTCTTCCACGCGACGGGCGCCGGGGGACGGGCGCTCGAAGGGCTCGTGGAGAGCGGCCTGCTGGCCGG
The sequence above is a segment of the Actinomadura coerulea genome. Coding sequences within it:
- a CDS encoding Tm-1-like ATP-binding domain-containing protein gives rise to the protein MATVVLVGTLDTKGAEYAWLRERVRELGCDTVLVDAGIGPSEVEADVSAEEVAQAGGTSLQALRDAGDRGAAVTAMGEGAAIVLAALDRVDAVLAVGGSGGSSIAARAVRDLPIGLPKLIVSTMASGDVSPYVGAKDVTLTYSVVDIAGVNRLSRLILGNAAAAAAGMAKAHAVPEPAPDERPLVGASMFGVTTPAVDAARERLDELGYEVLVFHATGAGGRALEGLVESGLLAGVLDLTTTELADDLVGGVLSAGPDRLTAAGRRGVPQVVAPGALDMVNFGPRETVPDRFGQRLLYVHNPTVTLMRTTAEEMGELGRRMASKLAGATGPTALFVPLKGVSALDAPGMPFHDPVADVACFMALEEVADAEMLDMHINDPRFGRAMADRLHRLISEGAK